In one Solanum dulcamara chromosome 1, daSolDulc1.2, whole genome shotgun sequence genomic region, the following are encoded:
- the LOC129902527 gene encoding uncharacterized protein LOC129902527 → MDEDNALESCRKSRPILGNITNQLGNKRPFSSLLGNSSLKSVDRGTENLGGKFVLVDDGDNAKRVCVGPRPCSKIRSSKVDVVSGISNVPIENQDPSLSLVDSATAISQSTIGDNDENNDACGSAIEIINDREMIPKKIFEVINDMDGLVTGVPVPALSGTDDHDAARSCEINEDSEGTESEDMFPNGPDEQGLDNLVMSQSGSVDLARLPESQESRVKLETCAGTQTCEDNSGLSASIESIKACSCTFCTKAAYIWLDLHYQDTKGRISAVKKSQREASLLVERNGKGKELQKEVPEKNIEAANLESSLMGHWKSLFQHMDHIFQREADQLEGSLVTLTDLKERCKTELDSSNGTSENC, encoded by the exons ATGGATGAAGATAATGCTCTTGAAAGTTGTCGTAAAAGTCGTCCTATTTTGGGAAATATAACAAATCAGCTTGGAAACAAGAGACCATTTTCTTCACTTTTGGGCAATTCAAGTCTAAAGTCTGTAGATAGGGGAACTGAAAATCTAGGGGGAAAATTTGTTTTGGTAGATGACGGAGATAATGCAAAACGTGTTTGTGTTGGTCCTCGGCCTTGTAGTAAGATTAGGTCATCAAAGGTAGATGTTGTATCAGGGATTTCAAATGTACCAATTGAAAACCAGGATCCCAGTTTGTCACTAGTTGATTCAGCTACTGCCATCTCCCAGAGTACAATCGGAGATAACGACGAGAACAATGATGCTTGTGGGAGTGCTATTGAAATTATCAATGATCGGGAAATGATTCCAAAGAAAATTTTtgaagttataaatgatatggaTGGTTTGGTAACTGGGGTGCCTGTTCCAGCATTGTCCGGAACTGATGACCATGATGCTGCTCGGAGTTGTGAAATTAATGAGGATAGTGAGGGCACTGAAAGTGAGGATATGTTTCCTAATGGCCCTGATGAACAAGGTCTTGATAATCTGGTTATGAGTCAGTCTGGGTCAGTAGACTTAGCAAGATTGCCAGAGTCACAGGAGTCAAGAGTCAAACTTGAGACATGTGCAGGAACACAAACTTGTGAGGATAATTCAGGCTTAAGTGCTAGCATTGAGTCAATCAAAGCTTGCTCTTGTACCTTTTGCACCAAAG CTGCTTATATATGGTTAGACCTACATTACCAAGATACCAAGGGTCGGATAAGTG CTGTAAAGAAGAGTCAGAGAGAAGCAAGTCTTTTAGTTGAAAGAAATGGCAAGGGTAAAGAGCTTCAGAAGGAGGTTCCAGAAAAGAATATTGAAGCTGCAAATCTTGAGTCAAGTTTAATGGGTCACTGGAAGTCACTCTTTCAACACATGGACCACATTTTTCAACGCGAAGCTGACCAGCTA GAAGGTAGTTTAGTTACTCTGACCGACCTCAAAGAGAGATGCAAGACAGAATTGGATTCGTCCAATGGGACCTCAGAGAACTGCTAG